In Jejubacter calystegiae, the following are encoded in one genomic region:
- a CDS encoding ATP-dependent nuclease, which yields MFLERVEVVGFRGINRLSLHLEQDNVLIGENAWGKSSLLDALTLLLSPRDDLYHFVSGDFHFPPGEMQERERHLHIILTFRSSIPGRVPGRRYRALAPVWVTSDDDYRRIFYRLEGELAGDGTVMTLRSFLNSQGEPMALGDIDRIARQVVRLNPVLRLRDARFSRRLREGNVSREPELEGSARQFADLARELALRPQVLTDEQLRQGLSAMTQLLEHYFSEQGTTQARERLMRRRSHDERRSWRYLDLINRMLDKPHSRNQRIILLGMFSTLLQSRGSVRLDRDARPLVVVEDPETRLHPIMLSVAWHLLNLLPLQKIATTNSGELLSLTPVQQVCRLVRDSGRVAAWRLGPDGMNAEDGRRIAFHIRLNRPSSLFARCWLLVEGETEVWVMNELARQCGHHFDAEGVKVIEFAQCGLRPLIKFARRMGIEWHVLADGDEAGKKYAATVRGLLDNDRRREREHLTQLPARDLEHFMYREGFSEIYHRVAQVPDGVAMNMRRVITRAIHRSSKPDLAIEVALEAGRRGTDSVPSLLRGMFSRVMWLAHGRAD from the coding sequence ATGTTTCTTGAGCGCGTGGAGGTGGTGGGTTTCCGTGGCATTAATCGCCTGTCGCTACACCTGGAACAGGACAACGTCCTGATCGGTGAGAACGCATGGGGGAAGTCCAGCTTGCTGGATGCCCTGACGCTGCTGCTTTCGCCCCGCGATGATCTCTATCATTTTGTCTCTGGCGACTTTCACTTCCCGCCGGGCGAGATGCAGGAACGTGAACGTCACTTGCATATTATCCTGACCTTTCGTTCCTCGATACCGGGCAGAGTTCCCGGGCGACGCTATCGGGCGCTGGCGCCGGTGTGGGTCACCAGCGACGATGACTACCGGCGTATTTTTTACCGTCTGGAAGGGGAGCTGGCGGGAGACGGTACGGTGATGACCCTGCGCAGTTTTCTTAATTCTCAGGGCGAGCCGATGGCGCTGGGCGATATCGATCGGATAGCGCGTCAGGTGGTACGCTTGAACCCGGTTCTGCGCCTGCGAGATGCGCGTTTCAGCCGTCGGCTACGTGAAGGCAATGTCTCCCGGGAGCCGGAACTGGAAGGCTCCGCCCGCCAGTTTGCCGATCTGGCCCGGGAGCTGGCCTTACGCCCACAGGTACTGACCGATGAACAGCTGCGCCAGGGACTGTCGGCCATGACGCAACTGCTGGAACATTACTTCAGCGAGCAGGGCACCACCCAGGCCCGTGAACGCCTGATGCGTCGTCGCTCTCACGATGAACGCCGCAGCTGGCGCTATCTCGATCTGATTAATCGCATGCTCGACAAGCCTCACAGTCGTAATCAGCGCATTATTCTGTTGGGGATGTTTTCCACGCTGCTGCAATCCCGGGGCAGCGTGCGTCTCGATCGTGATGCGCGACCTCTGGTGGTAGTAGAGGATCCGGAAACCCGGCTGCATCCTATTATGCTGTCGGTGGCCTGGCATCTGCTTAATCTGCTGCCGTTACAGAAGATTGCCACCACCAACTCCGGCGAGCTGCTTTCCCTGACGCCGGTGCAGCAGGTCTGTCGACTGGTGCGCGATTCCGGGCGGGTAGCCGCCTGGCGCCTGGGGCCGGATGGAATGAATGCCGAAGACGGTCGCCGTATCGCTTTTCATATTCGACTTAATCGACCCTCTTCGCTGTTTGCCCGCTGCTGGCTACTGGTGGAAGGTGAAACCGAAGTCTGGGTGATGAACGAACTTGCGCGTCAGTGCGGCCACCATTTTGACGCGGAAGGGGTGAAGGTGATTGAGTTTGCCCAGTGTGGCCTGCGTCCGCTGATTAAATTCGCCCGCCGCATGGGGATTGAGTGGCACGTACTGGCGGACGGCGATGAAGCGGGTAAGAAGTATGCCGCCACGGTACGCGGACTGCTGGATAACGACCGCCGCCGCGAACGCGAGCACCTGACGCAGCTACCGGCCCGTGATCTGGAACACTTTATGTATCGAGAAGGTTTCAGTGAGATCTATCACCGGGTGGCGCAGGTGCCGGATGGGGTGGCGATGAATATGCGCCGGGTGATTACCCGGGCTATCCATCGCTCCTCGAAGCCCGATCTGGCCATCGAGGTCGCGCTGGAGGCCGGGCGCCGCGGCACGGATTCGGTTCCCTCGTTGCTGCGCGGTATGTTTTCGCGGGTGATGTGGCTGGCGCACGGACGGGCCGATTAA
- a CDS encoding VirK/YbjX family protein, with amino-acid sequence MPQIAVSSRSADTPVHSWQLFLALSQGRYQPGPTWRKPGWRRKFILRSLAMPLATARLLNGLTQLPQANTLLQAQPCLPCRLHRPWLMASGMGRSRVLDAIFFHYQQMNHTLPREAMQDYLSPLGWTLAWLEGKDGEPYRLALSADCDLDKEGEATLALYDYQDIALAQLTFTLCRWDGITTLFIGGLQGAKARLGHGHIQKATRQCHGLFPKRLVLEAARQVALRLGARQILAVSNHTHIYRSWRYRLSKRSVFLADYDAFWREMGGEPGQEGHFLLPLTTLRRPLAEIVSKKRAEYRRRYALLDAMNAALEQSFTATDA; translated from the coding sequence ATGCCACAGATTGCAGTTTCTTCACGGAGCGCCGATACGCCGGTACACAGCTGGCAACTCTTCCTGGCTCTGAGCCAGGGCCGTTATCAACCCGGCCCGACCTGGCGCAAGCCTGGCTGGCGTCGTAAATTTATTTTGCGCTCGCTGGCGATGCCGCTGGCGACGGCGCGCCTGCTGAACGGTCTGACACAACTGCCTCAGGCAAACACGCTATTACAGGCCCAACCCTGCCTTCCCTGCCGGTTACATCGACCATGGCTGATGGCATCGGGCATGGGGCGATCCCGGGTACTGGACGCCATTTTCTTTCACTATCAACAGATGAATCACACCCTGCCCCGAGAGGCAATGCAGGATTATCTTTCGCCCCTGGGCTGGACCCTGGCCTGGCTGGAAGGTAAAGATGGCGAACCTTACCGGCTGGCGCTCAGCGCCGACTGTGATTTGGATAAAGAGGGCGAGGCGACGTTAGCGCTCTATGACTATCAGGATATCGCGCTGGCGCAGTTGACGTTCACCCTGTGCCGCTGGGACGGTATTACCACGCTGTTTATTGGCGGCTTACAGGGAGCCAAGGCCCGGCTCGGCCATGGCCATATTCAGAAAGCGACCCGCCAGTGCCATGGGCTGTTTCCCAAGCGACTGGTGCTTGAGGCCGCACGCCAGGTAGCTTTGCGTCTGGGAGCCCGCCAGATTCTGGCAGTCAGTAATCACACCCATATTTACCGCAGTTGGCGCTATCGCCTGAGCAAGCGCAGCGTCTTTCTGGCCGACTATGACGCCTTCTGGCGCGAGATGGGGGGCGAGCCCGGGCAGGAAGGCCATTTTCTGCTGCCGCTCACCACGCTGCGCCGCCCGCTGGCGGAGATAGTCAGTAAAAAACGGGCCGAATATCGCCGCCGTTATGCCCTGCTCGACGCCATGAACGCGGCGCTGGAACAGAGCTTCACGGCCACTGACGCTTAA